In Halomarina salina, one DNA window encodes the following:
- a CDS encoding M20 family metallopeptidase — MSRPQTVADAIDDEATVDLLQDLVRIRSPYFEEAEITEFVYDWLDERDLDPDYHHVSEPDITGYEGDNVVARLEGSDPDAPTLLLNAHMDTVKIVEAWEEDPCSGRIEDGKLYGQGACDMKGGLAGIMVAFEALADADLAGDVLFTAVVDEEGPYGLGADALIRDGYTDDCDAAIVTEPGPILAQSDVENPALILGARGRFLYDVEVTGLAAHGSQPHKGVNAVVDAGRVAEALDELDVDSHPDLGDGSVCPIRIEGGSQTLSVPESARVMVDRHVVIGETKEMVRDQAETAIDDLDLASDVEVGFREAPADDIYYGPYVTDEDHPLVRSLDGATREVAGVDPDVAYFSSVGDFNYFGDRAGLPTVIVGPDGENIHGAGEFVYTDEVVEVARIVAAAAHSYTG, encoded by the coding sequence ATGAGTCGACCACAGACCGTCGCGGACGCCATCGACGACGAGGCGACCGTCGACCTCCTGCAGGACCTCGTCCGCATCCGGAGCCCGTACTTCGAGGAGGCCGAGATAACCGAGTTCGTCTACGACTGGCTGGACGAGCGCGACCTCGACCCCGACTACCACCACGTCTCGGAACCGGACATCACGGGCTACGAGGGCGACAACGTCGTCGCACGCCTGGAGGGCAGCGACCCGGACGCGCCGACGCTCCTGCTGAACGCGCACATGGACACGGTGAAGATCGTCGAGGCGTGGGAGGAGGACCCCTGTTCCGGCCGAATCGAGGACGGGAAGCTGTACGGCCAGGGTGCGTGCGACATGAAAGGCGGGCTGGCGGGCATCATGGTCGCGTTCGAGGCGCTCGCCGACGCGGACCTCGCGGGCGACGTGCTGTTCACGGCCGTCGTCGACGAGGAGGGGCCGTACGGTCTCGGAGCCGACGCGCTCATCCGAGACGGCTACACCGACGACTGCGACGCGGCCATCGTCACCGAACCCGGTCCCATCCTCGCGCAGTCCGACGTCGAGAACCCCGCGCTCATCCTCGGCGCTCGCGGCCGGTTCCTCTACGACGTCGAGGTGACCGGGCTGGCGGCCCACGGCTCACAGCCGCACAAGGGCGTCAACGCCGTCGTCGACGCCGGACGCGTCGCGGAGGCGCTCGACGAACTCGACGTGGACTCGCACCCGGACCTGGGCGACGGGTCGGTCTGTCCCATCAGGATAGAGGGCGGGAGTCAGACGCTCTCGGTCCCCGAGTCGGCCCGCGTGATGGTCGACCGGCACGTCGTCATCGGGGAGACCAAGGAGATGGTACGGGACCAGGCCGAGACGGCCATCGACGACCTGGACCTCGCGAGCGACGTCGAGGTGGGCTTCCGCGAGGCTCCCGCGGACGACATCTACTACGGCCCGTACGTCACCGACGAGGACCACCCGCTCGTCCGCTCGCTCGACGGCGCGACGAGGGAGGTAGCCGGCGTCGACCCGGACGTCGCCTACTTCTCCAGCGTCGGCGACTTCAACTACTTCGGCGACCGTGCGGGCCTGCCGACGGTCATCGTGGGGCCGGACGGCGAGAACATCCACGGCGCTGGCGAGTTCGTCTACACCGACGAGGTGGTCGAGGTGGCTCGCATCGTCGCGGCGGCCGCCCACAGCTACACCGGCTGA
- a CDS encoding DUF555 domain-containing protein — protein sequence MSNYLVAMEAAWLVRDVDGIDDAIGVAVSEAGKRLNQKEMDYVEVEVGGTPCPACGEAFDSAFIAADTALVGLLLEMKVFNAEGEQHAQRIAKSEIGGALTKVPLKVIETFDIEDEED from the coding sequence ATGAGCAACTATCTGGTCGCCATGGAGGCTGCCTGGCTGGTTCGCGACGTGGACGGTATCGACGACGCCATCGGCGTCGCAGTGAGCGAAGCGGGCAAACGCCTGAACCAGAAGGAGATGGACTACGTGGAGGTCGAGGTCGGCGGGACGCCCTGCCCGGCCTGCGGCGAGGCGTTCGACTCCGCGTTCATCGCCGCCGACACCGCACTGGTCGGGCTCCTCCTGGAGATGAAGGTGTTCAACGCCGAGGGCGAACAGCACGCCCAGCGCATCGCGAAGAGCGAGATCGGAGGCGCTCTCACCAAGGTCCCGCTCAAGGTCATCGAGACGTTCGACATCGAGGACGAGGAGGACTGA
- the psmB gene encoding archaeal proteasome endopeptidase complex subunit beta — translation MYRESSMEDRRDWEPPIYSPEVGDLPEMEEKDAEKVNQTGTTTVGITTTDGVVIATDMRASLGGRFVSNKNVQKVEQIHPTAALTLVGSVGGAQSFIRNLRAEVDLYEARRGEQMSMQALSTLAGNFARGGPFFAINPILGGVDDEGHHVFSIDPAGGVMADDYTVTGSGLTVAYGTLEREYEDGLSNDEAKSVAASAVKAAVERDTGSGNGVFLAEVTEEGVDINGHKDFDEVL, via the coding sequence ATGTACCGCGAATCCAGCATGGAAGACCGGCGCGACTGGGAACCACCTATCTACAGCCCCGAGGTCGGCGACCTTCCGGAGATGGAGGAGAAGGACGCAGAGAAAGTGAACCAGACCGGGACGACGACGGTCGGCATCACGACGACCGACGGCGTCGTCATCGCGACGGACATGCGCGCTTCGCTCGGCGGTCGGTTCGTCTCGAACAAGAACGTCCAGAAGGTCGAGCAGATCCACCCGACGGCCGCCCTGACACTCGTGGGGAGCGTCGGCGGCGCACAGTCGTTCATCCGCAACCTCCGCGCCGAAGTCGACCTCTACGAGGCACGACGCGGCGAGCAGATGAGTATGCAGGCGCTCTCGACGCTCGCGGGCAACTTCGCCCGCGGCGGCCCCTTCTTCGCTATCAACCCCATCCTCGGCGGCGTCGACGACGAGGGCCACCACGTCTTCTCCATCGACCCCGCGGGTGGCGTCATGGCCGACGACTACACCGTCACCGGGTCGGGCCTGACCGTCGCCTACGGGACGCTCGAACGCGAGTACGAGGACGGTCTCTCGAACGACGAGGCGAAGTCCGTCGCCGCCAGCGCCGTCAAGGCCGCCGTCGAACGCGACACCGGGTCGGGTAACGGCGTCTTCCTCGCCGAGGTCACCGAGGAGGGTGTCGACATCAACGGCCACAAGGACTTCGACGAAGTGCTGTAA
- a CDS encoding DUF7344 domain-containing protein, which yields MTSDIHSIDVLALAALPDGATPASSSLDEFYTVLASNQRRRLLDHLASVGRTRFDALVDAFAGEYPTRSQLEKVIYHVHLPRLVDAGMVDARDGVIDYDPPASFEQLFDYVEEHSTVDEGGTHSADDGFELLANARRREMIALVEEHNQISLPDVADEVTVSEAGTSIVEVDPETVLDVYLSLYHDHVPRLEEAGLVHYDQELDLVAFRTEGASHAASAE from the coding sequence ATGACGTCCGACATCCACTCCATCGACGTACTCGCACTGGCCGCGCTCCCGGACGGAGCGACCCCGGCCAGTTCGTCGCTCGACGAGTTCTACACCGTCCTCGCGAGCAACCAGCGCCGCCGCCTGCTGGACCACCTCGCCAGCGTCGGCCGGACGCGCTTCGACGCGCTTGTCGACGCGTTCGCCGGCGAGTACCCCACGCGCTCGCAGCTCGAGAAGGTCATCTACCACGTCCACCTCCCGCGACTCGTCGATGCGGGGATGGTCGACGCCCGCGACGGCGTCATCGACTACGACCCGCCTGCGTCGTTCGAGCAGTTGTTCGACTACGTCGAGGAGCACTCGACCGTCGACGAGGGCGGGACGCACTCGGCCGACGACGGGTTCGAACTGCTGGCGAACGCCCGTCGGCGCGAGATGATCGCGCTGGTCGAGGAGCACAACCAGATATCGCTCCCCGACGTGGCCGACGAGGTCACGGTGAGCGAAGCCGGAACCAGCATCGTCGAGGTGGACCCCGAGACGGTGCTCGACGTCTACCTCTCGCTGTACCACGACCACGTCCCACGACTGGAGGAGGCGGGCCTCGTCCACTACGACCAGGAACTCGACCTCGTCGCCTTCCGTACCGAAGGGGCCTCACACGCTGCTTCCGCCGAGTAG
- the purM gene encoding phosphoribosylformylglycinamidine cyclo-ligase — MTEDTDRDASDGEGMTYSDAGVDIADSEAATAALVGAIGGSTGDYAGLVDIGDRYLALATDGVGTKLLVAEALGDYSTIGIDCIAMNVNDLVAAGVDPVAFVDYLAVDAPDDATAEQIGTGLDAGAAEAGITLVGGETAVLPDVVTGLDLAGACAGVAEKDALLPGEAEVGDAIVGVPSSGIHSNGLTLARKAATKNHDYTDPFPPDEERTVGGVLLEPTRIYTDLLGPLRECDAHAAAHVTGGGWTNLTRMGDHRYDVTDPFDPQPVFEFVQSEGDVSDEEMHRTFNMGTGFVATLAPDDAERFVEQVEDARIVGRVTEGEPSVVVRGLTLSRR, encoded by the coding sequence ATGACCGAGGATACGGACCGAGACGCCTCCGACGGGGAGGGGATGACCTACTCGGACGCCGGCGTCGACATCGCCGACAGCGAGGCGGCGACCGCCGCGCTGGTCGGTGCCATCGGCGGGTCGACGGGCGACTACGCCGGGCTCGTCGACATCGGCGACCGGTACCTCGCGCTGGCCACCGACGGCGTCGGGACGAAACTGCTCGTCGCCGAGGCGCTGGGCGACTACTCGACCATCGGCATCGACTGCATCGCGATGAACGTCAACGACCTCGTCGCTGCGGGCGTCGACCCCGTCGCGTTCGTCGACTACCTCGCCGTCGACGCGCCCGACGACGCCACCGCCGAACAGATCGGGACGGGCCTCGACGCGGGGGCGGCCGAGGCGGGCATCACGCTCGTCGGCGGGGAGACGGCCGTCCTCCCGGACGTGGTGACGGGGCTGGACCTGGCCGGTGCGTGCGCGGGCGTCGCCGAGAAGGACGCGCTCCTCCCCGGCGAGGCCGAGGTGGGCGACGCCATCGTCGGGGTGCCGTCGTCGGGCATCCACTCGAACGGCCTCACGCTGGCGCGCAAGGCCGCGACGAAGAACCACGACTACACCGACCCGTTTCCGCCGGACGAGGAGCGGACCGTCGGCGGCGTGTTGCTCGAACCGACCCGCATCTACACGGACCTGCTCGGTCCGCTCCGGGAGTGCGACGCCCACGCCGCCGCGCACGTCACGGGCGGCGGGTGGACGAACCTCACGCGGATGGGCGACCACCGGTACGACGTGACCGACCCGTTCGACCCACAGCCGGTGTTCGAGTTCGTCCAGTCGGAGGGGGACGTCTCCGACGAGGAGATGCACCGGACGTTCAATATGGGGACCGGGTTCGTCGCGACGCTCGCACCGGACGATGCCGAGCGGTTCGTGGAGCAGGTCGAGGACGCCCGAATCGTCGGGCGTGTGACCGAGGGCGAGCCGTCCGTCGTGGTTCGTGGTTTGACGCTTTCACGACGTTGA